ATAAAATGTCTATTAATATACTAATATTTCAGAGTTTTGGTTTTGCAAGAAAGAACGTCCTTAATAAACGCTGACTTGTAGAATAACAACCAACCACTCACATACTAACAAACCAATCTATTTCCCCTACAATCTATATCCTTCTAGGTGCATCTTACACAGAAGCCTTTCCTATTCAGTCCAGTAGAAAGGGTGCTACCATGtaatcaccaccaccatgcaCTCATGCGAAAGTGTCTCTTCCATTGAACTAAACAGGGATGCTCCAGATGCAGACTGGAGCTCCGATAGCTGCAAAGATGTATTTGTTAGCTGCATTTAGGCATGTTAGGGTTGCTGTGAATGATACTGTCCCTGCCCacataattaggaaggggatgtacCAAGAGTGTGCTCATTGGGATGTCCATAGAGGGCATCCCAACATCCTTCTGGCATGTCCCAGTATTgcatggttttttttggggggggggttcatttgAATTGCCCTTCCACACATGCTCCAAACACTTGTTTAAATATGCagttggagcatgtgtagaggaaaCATTCATGAACAGCCTGCCATGTAATGCAGGGGCATGCAGGGAGGGTTTGGGGGTGTAGCCCATGGATACCCCAAAAGGCATGATCTCAGTGCATCCTCTTCCTGTGGGCAGGGATGGTATTGTCCCTACCATTCCATAATATATAGATTGTATGTACCATAGGTGTATGGTATGTATATGTTAATAATGTGATTTGTGACTCTGATGTGATTTATTAATAATGTGAACTGTGATTTTCAGCTTTCTCTCTTTACAGAACACTTTCCACACCAGCAAGTCTGCTGAGGAATCTTTGCACAACTGCCATGGAACTCTTGTATGTTGCAGAGGATTGTGGGGTGTCTTCAGAGGTGTGCACTTGTATGTAGGTGCTATAAACGCTAGGCGTCACTGTTGCCTTCTGTACTCCTTAGAACACATTTAACCCTTCCTGAAGTTTCATATTTCAAGAGAAGATCAGTAAGGGTGGGACAGCTatctttcagggaagcttgtccACCATTCTCATTGAAGAACATTATGTGTCTGTAATGCAACACATTTTAAAGCAATTTGAGAATAATCACATGCTTGGCCTGGTCAAATTCAAATTCATACTCCATTCCCAAGAACATTTAAACACCTTATTTTTGAGAATGCAGTATAAAGGATAAGtactattaattttatttaaaagttgAGGTCTGCTTATAGTAGGCACAGTGCCTCAGGATATCAGCATAAATTGTTTGATGAGGAAGCAGTTTGATGGGGAAGCAGGTATATGAACGAAGCATTAGCCCAGTAGACGTTTTAAGGCCTGTAGgctgcatctgctttgcttagaCTGCATGAGAATTAAGAACCAACAGAATCTTTAAAGTTCTCAAAATGATATCTTAGTACAGCCTTTGCTTTTCCCTTATTGCAGAAGACAAGAGGATATCAGTTTTGAAGTATCTGAAATTACCCACCTGTCTGATTCTCTGGGGACTTTGATGTGTCCAGATTCTGACATAAATCCATATTTATTTCACTTGGTATCTCATCTTTTTCACAGCTGGGTTCTGGTAATTCTTGCCTTTGACCTGCTACTGGATGAATTTCAAAATGATCAGGATGACGTATATCTTGTTCACTGGAGAGCGTCTCTTGTGATTCTGTGAGGAAGGCATCGGACAAAATGTGCTCATCCTCCAAAGAGTTAGATGCTGCAGTAGCCAGGACAGAATAATCTTGGCAATTAGAAACTTCATGAGTGCTTTCAAACACCTCTGGACTGTCAGTAAAACTCTGGAATTCATTATTATCTAGATCTGGTTCCTCAGCATCCAACAGTGGTGACATAAATGCTTTTTCCCTTAAGCTGCAGGGTAATATGGACTCCTTTTTCATTGCCAAACCAAAGGAATCTGCCATAGCCTTATTGTCACCCTGAATGATGAGTCGTCGTTCTAATTCTCCAGTTATTACAGTCATCACTGATCCTCTCCGCCTTTTTTTGGTTACTTCAGTCTCTGCAGTACTTTGCTGAATATCAGTATTGGGCTGTATTACTGAATGTTGGTCTTGAAGGCATTCTGTAGCTATCTTAGTAGAAATGCTATTATAGTTAGAATAGACATTTGATGGACTTCTGGAGAATGAGGGAGCTTGACTTAATGGTGCTTCATTCTGTAACTCTAAATATGCTTGGACTTTGTGCTGATCACTATCACCTTTCCTCCCAAATTCAGTTTTTGCAAACTCAGTGTATTCCTCACATGCATCTAAGCTCCTCAGCGATTCAATTGATCCATGCTTCTCCTTGCATTCTGCATTGGAATAAAAACCCTCCACTACTGTCTGGCCAATTTCTCTACAGTTTCCCATGAATTCTACACCATGATCCATGAAAAAAGCATTGCCTAGGTTTTCTTCCAGCTCAGCATGGTATACAGTCATATCATGGTCATATGAGGCGAAGGCATAACAACACGAAGATTTAAGATCTCTGAAGTTGCCAAACAATGATGCAAAGCTTGAACAAAGTTCTGTACAACTGTTGGGTGTATAGATACCCTtgctgtaaatatttgttgtttttgttggctTGGGCAGGACCTTTAAGGACAGAGATGGCATTGAATAAAAACCCGAGTCTCTTCTAGGGTGAAATGATGACAATATATCAGTAGAGGTGGCTGGGAAAGAATTTCTTCTTATCTTCTTTGATTCCTTTTGTGAAATTAGCATAATATTCCTCGTGTCAACAAGGCTCTTGTTCCTTAATTGGAGCACATCAATCATTTCATTATTAGGTTTCTTTACAAAATGTATCTCTCTGGAACTGTAATCTTCTAGAAGAGATTCCCCAGTATAACTAAATTCTGAAAAAATGATGTCATCATAAAAATCTTTTCCATTGGCACACTCCTTCCTTCTTGTATCCTCCTTTTGGCAGACATCACTTCCCTCTCCACAGTTTAAGATTGCTGAGAAAGTGTCAGGTACATCACCTGATGGACTTAAGGATACAACCTCAGTTGTGCTGTCTAAGCAAATGTCCTCAGTGTCAGCAAACTGAGCTGGTGGGGGGATAAGTGCATACCACTTGGGGCATGAGTACCCTGTGAAAGAttcttccttctcctgaaagCTCAAATCAGACTCAAAATCTGAATGGCAAGGTGTGTCTGTTGCAGAATAATCCGTATCACTAGTGAATGTATTCCCATTGCTTGGGCTTCTGACTTTACTGCATTTTCTTGGTTCCACACCAGATTCGATATTAACCATTAATTTTTGCTTTCCATTGATATAGTTTACTGTAATTTCATTTCCTGCAACACTAACTTTCATGGATGGATTCTGTTTATTAGCAATTTGGATGGTGTATTTAGGCAGTGCCTCATATTTTCCTGAATGGCCAGTGGGTGGACTTGGCTTTTTGTGCCACTTATGACAGTGTCCTTTATGATAATGTCTGTTCTTAGGGCACTCCCTTTCCCCAGCCACATAATCTGTTCTGGGATCAAACAATGAAGTTTTCTTCACTTCCACCTTTACAGTAAAGGAACCACATTTCACTTCTGTAATAAGTCCATTGTCTGAGTGAAGGGAGCTCTCTGTGTTTGAGTTGCACTGCAGGGCAATTTTTCCTGTTGATGATATTCCCAGTTCATCAACATTTACCACTGCTATGGCTTCATTTTGCTGAGTAGAAAAAGTCAAGGAAGCACAATCCTTTTCTGGTTTTCCTTCTTTTTCACTGTCAATTATATTATCTTGTTCTTTATTTTCAGGACCGTCAGAATGGTTCTTTTCATTCTCTAGTGTGCAAGAGtgattgtttctgtttttgtcagCCTGTTCCATGTCCAGTGGTTCATGGACGTTGGTTGTATCCTCACCTGTTTTGTTTTCAGCACCTTCAGTGTTTTGCTGGCATCTGCAAATGATTGGCAAATGTTCATCTGCAGaatggaaggaagggaagagaagggaggaagggaagaaagcaGTAACTGTTATTTAAGTATCATCATCTTAACATTTAGGCTGAAAGCAGATAACAGTTTTTTTCAGAGAAATGAAAATGGTGTGAAATGGGAGCGTCATTAGGGAgaggcccatggggcacaggcccccagtgAATTACTCAGAGCCACAAATCTCATCAGGTACctctctcctccatgacctcttccagaaaagaaGTGCGGCAGTGGAGGcatctgcacagagcatgggagaaagCTTCTAGCCTCATCTAGccttctgctgcttccacctccaTTGGTGCTGTATTATAACATTAGAGGCCTTAAAAACATACATAActcttgggggggtggggttatgattgagtttaattatcaaaaggagggctgtgggcctgagCTCCAGATCTCTTAAGTATCTAGCAACATCCCTGGTTTGAAATAAAGCTCACTGTTCATCCCAATTTGCCTTCATTCACTATGCTTTGTAGGGTTTAGTATTTCAAAAACTTATAACATCTATTTGACTGGAGCTGGTAACGGGAGAATGAAAgaaacaataggaacataggaaacagccttattccgagtcagatCGTCTGATCATCAGATCATCTGTCTGATCGTCAGATTGTCAGATAATCTgtctcagtattgtttgcacagactggcagcggcttctccaaagttgcaggcaggagtctctctcagccctatcttggagatgccagggagggaacttggaaccttctgcatgcaggtatgcagctgcttttcccagagtggccccatcccctaaggggaatatcttacagtgctcacacatgtctctcattcaaatgcaaataagTTATGGCTTATTACAATTGATTGTGATCCTCACTGATCAATAGAATTGTAGATTATTATTTCACTAATGTAGATGAGCCAATCCAACAAAAAATATCAGCTTGATCATACAGCTCTGTGCAAAGCAAAATAATGGGATAGGATTAGGCGGAAGAACTGATGCACCAGCACACCACTATAATTTCTACTGCAGCAAAATATCTAAGATATTGTGCCAGTGCCGCAGCACCAAATAGTCACAAGTCAGATGTAGATGGAGCAGGGGCTGGTGAGGGTAGCAAATGGAAGAGGTAGTCCTATTCAGGGGGAACCCAGTCCTATTCAGGGGGAGTAGAACTGGGGATTCCTTCCCTAGCCATGTGCTCCAGTGCAGCAACTGTGACCACAAAATATGAGTTTATAGGCACAATTCGAATGTGACCATGCTGGTGTGGTTGACATCAAAGATATCTTCCATGTGGTCAGGGCTCTGCTTTAAGGCCACTGAAAGTTATTTGATAGTAGCATCATACAAGAACCAATGTGGCCATATTCCAAGGATGAATAATACTGGCATGTGTGCTTACCATGCAGTCCTATTGATCCTAATGGAAAGCCAACAAAACATTACTGCAGCTGCATGGACTCATGGACGCTGATATTTTTTGTCAGATTGGCTCATCTACATTAGTGAAATAATAATCTACAATTCTATTGATCAGTGAGGATCACAATCGATTGTAATAAATCATAACTTCATTCTATATATTATCTGAATCGATGTATGAAGCAGTGAATAATGTGCTATTGTGGTGCCTCTTTTATAGAATACTATGGAATTATAGTTTCTTGTAATAAGGAGCAATAAATATGCATTGTAGGACTGTGATTTTATGAAATAAGACCTCAAATAAAACATATACCCCAGACCTAGAAGTTACAAATATAGCAGGCCACAGCTAACGTGTTGACATGTGATTTGAAGCCCCTTTGGGTATTTATTGCCCCATTCAGGTTTGCAATGCCTAATCAGTTGAAAAACTAGTCCTCTTCTCTCTTAGGACCATGTTATAATTTCTGCCTCTAGTGACTGCAGTCAATGATTGAGCTCTCAGTCATTGAGAATTTGAGAATCAAGAAGAATTTTGACACTGGATTCAGCAGAGTTCAGATTGCACTTAATAAACATAAAATGGATGCGAAAGAGTTAAAAACAGCCCTTTGGAAAGTGCCTTTCCCGAAACAGAGATAATAGCAACTCCACAGGGCCGAAACCTCCTCTCATAAAGCTACTGCTTTcatttataaatatttaataaagaAATCTTAGCATAAGCAATACACTAGTAATTCAAGTAGGAAATAGCTTTACAACACTGCACCATATTGATTTCTATCATTTGTCTTTGGGATGCAGCCCATTCCTCGAGGCATGGCTGTGGTTCAAACCACATTTAGATGACTGCAATTACTGATGGCAGAGGTCTTTGAGGACCACTGACTAGGTCCCAgtaaacacatcttttaaaaagaaattcagaTGAGCCATTGCTGTAAACTTACTTTCTCTGGTATCTGAGCTTTTCCTGCTGCCCTTGCAGCTTCTTCGTCTCTTTCTGCTCATGTTGGAAGCCTGAGGTTCTCAATGTTCTCCTGCTTTGCTATAAGATGGGAGATAATCATTAGAAAGTATTCACTTGCAGGTTGGCTCTTCTCTAATTTATCTCCCTTTTCAGGTCAATAAACCCACAGATGTGCCAGAACTAAAGGAGAAACCTAAGTTGACAATATATTGAATCATTTCTCATACACACTGATACCACACACATAATGCCCTTGTGATGTTTGCAAGATGTCATCTCTGGTCTGGTTTTGTTTTGCCAAATACTTATATAAGGGCACCAGAAATATTAGGAATGATTAAGAAGCCATCTTGATCCAATGGCCTCTAAATTACAGCTCACAATTATCTTAAATATTAGACTGTTTGTTACTCCAAAAGCATCAGTTACAGAAACTTATATTCCAACACATAATGTAGACATTGATTTTATGtatgtaaactgtttttattttttgtttaataaCTTGAGCTTTTTGCTTGAGATAATGATGTGATGGTCATGAATcttggacaagatcctgggcagtgtgcgggcgacatcgtgtgctcttgacccttgcccttcatggctaataaaagctgccagggagggtacaggtagatggttggaggtgactattaatgcctcattaagggaggacaggatgccaccgtgcctcaaggaggtagtggtaagaccactacttaaaaagccctcccttgatccctccaacctggacaactatagaccggtctctaacctaccctttttgggcaaggcgatagagcatgtggtggtgtcccagctgcagagggtcttggatgatatggcttatctggacccttttcaatctggcttccgccctgggtatgggactgagactgccttggtcgctctagtggatgacctacgctggaaactagacagggggagtgcgtccctgttggttctgctggacctctcagtggctttcgataccatcgaccatggtatccttctgggccgcctctcgagtatgggaatcggaggtactgtgttgcagtggttccggtcctttcttggggggagggtccagaaggtggtgctgggggactactgctcagctccgtgaacactggcctgtggggtccctcagggttcggtcttgtcccccatgctgtttaacatctacatgaaaccactgggagaggtcatccggagacttggactgagttgtcagcaatatgcggatgacactcagctctatctctccttgtcacctgatcctagggaggcggtggatgtcctaaatcgggggctggaggccgtgatgggttggatgtgggctaataaactgaaattgaatccggacaagacggaggtactgttggtcagtaggagaaccaatcaggatgaggagattttaccggttctggatggggttgcactccccttgaaggagcaagtacgcaacttgggggtattactggacccagctctgcttttggaagctcaggtggaggcggtggccaggggtgcctttacacggctttggctagtgcgccagctgcgtcactttctcaagaaggcagatctggccatggttacccatgccttaatcacgtcacggctggattactgtaacgtgctctacgtggggctgcccttgaagaatatccggaaactgcagctagtgcaaaacgcggcagctagggttttatctggagttgcccgatgggagcacatcacacccatcctgaaagagctgcactggctgccagttcatttccgggtccaattcaaggttctggttttgacctttaaagcccttaacggtttgggcctggggtatctgagggactgcctgctcccaagggttgctgcccacttgacaaggtcatctgagggggctctgctccgggtgcctacaatgaaggaggctcgtctgtcatgcactcaggacagggccttctctgttgctgcccccagactttggaatgctctcccagtggccattcgctcctcggactccatcacagtttttagaaagcttcttaaatcttggctttttacccaggcttttacatgactgtttctactgctgcttctatgtgtttttactcatttatagtttttatgcttgtattttatagtttttaaattagatttgttttatatttttagcttatattttaattgtcattttaattgtatgtttttaacttttgtaaaccaccttggggttgtttttaatgaaaggcggtatataaattcaaaaataaataaataaataaataaataaataaaatctttccTAATATTTCTGCCCACTCCCAAGAACtgaatcctatgcacatttacttggaagtaagacttccaagcaagtgtgcataggattgcagctagGGTTGCCACAGTCTGGAGAGAATTCCCGGACAACTGTCAAAAGGCGGGATCCTCTGgaaattaaaaaacccacttttaaaaaatgggattgGAAAGTGTGTTTGACAGTGGAGCTTGGCAACTGTTTTGTGCACTTCCCTCTAAGAGTGTTTGCACAGGAGAGAGTTAGGAGTGTTTCATCTAAATACACACAattaaatatgtgaaataaatataatGACAGTAACACAAATGCAGATGAGAAATGAGAAAAAAACCTGCATTAAGTGTTTACTGTTTAATAACAGTTTATAAAATGATCATTGTTTAAATAAAATTGGACTAGGAAAAAAAGGGGACTCTCTCTGTCCATATACTTCACAGCTAAACCAagaggcccaccaccacctgccataACTCTAtagatgatccagaaaggagggtATGGAAACGTATGTGGAGAACCAACCTAGCTGGTCcgcagcactggtgccagagaaagggtaTGAATATGGGGCTTCTAAACATTGTGCCATGTAACTACAACACTTGGAGAGAATCACAGGCAAAATGGGTAAAAATCATGAAATCAATGTTCCTGCTCAAacatttcatatccaggatgACACTTTTCCTACATCGATTGAACAGGATGTCCAATTTCTGGACCGTCCAGGCCTATCTTGGCTATATATTACAACTCTAGCTGCAGCACACATCATTTTGGTCAGCCCACACCCTATAACATAACTaggaattgttttaatttaacTCAGGGACAGGGCAATAGTTTTGCTCCAAATGAAATTCCTAGGTTCAATGTGTTGCTACTATgatcttttcatttcttttcccTTGCTCACACAGGATCTCAATGTTGGTCTGTAAGCAAAAGGTTAGGAATCATCCATAGAAACCTCCTCTGGTGGCATGTAGTCCAAACTAAGGGATCTCTGGATGAGAAACGGTGGTGATCCAATGTTTTGTTCAGCCATTTAAATACTAACAACAAACTGGAGAAGCACTAACATTCCCACAGTTGACGTGGTGTAGGATTTGGTGGGTAATCATCATGTGCAAGTTAACCACTTTAAATTTTGAAAAGGAATGATGCCTTGATTAGTTGCTCAAAAGAATGGGAAAAAATTGTGAACTACTGGAACAGAAAATGCCCAGGCAAATCTTCCAACTGAAGTTCTTTCAAATGTTACATTAGGGAAGACAAATCACTTAAATAATTGGAAATATAGAGATGGTGTGTTTTTCTGATTGCACTACTTAATAGCTGAAGTACTAATTCTATAAAATGAAGATGATGTAATTGTCGGGGCATTTATGTTTATTTCTAATGTTTTATTGAGTAATATCGACATAATCAATGTATAATTTGGATGTAtatgtatgttcctatgtcaattttatacagtttgtttttaaaatgggcacaagtttgtttttagggtttttttttaggtttttttttttagatagcACTAGTTTTAGAACAGGAGTCCATAGTCTTGAAAACTCACTTGAGGACAGTTATTCCCTGAACAAAAATTCCCTTCCAAGGCCACAAGCTCTTACCACCTACTTGGACATTTCTGTTTGGTAATGTGTTGAATACAGTGTTTTAATTagtttaaatttaattaaatgatatttatttatttaacacatttatataccgccctaaaCTAAAGTCATATTAAGATTAGGAGCTTGAAAGTTGCAACTCTGGACACTGCTTGAGGGGATTATTAGGTTCATACAGAgtgattttaaaagctgagatTGAGAGGATGTTAATTGACAGTATTGCAAGTGTAAAATATTTCATAATGTCACATTATATATAAAAAAGCAGCTGTGGAGCAGTCAAGATATCCCTTTTTGAAAGGTGTTGATAGGAAGTTTTTAGCTCTGTCATTTGTGTTGGCATGATACTTTAAaaatctctattttaaaaaatggaacactTTGACTGTCAGATGATGAAAAGATGGTCCATAgagtccccccctccacccccactctTAATAGCAGCTTTATGGCAGCTAGCAATATAGACTTTCCTGAATGTACAGTCATCTTAAAAGGGAGCACAATTTAAAATGGGCACTTTCATAGTTGGGCACAACAGTGTGATTCATCATTCTTATGGACTGAGGAGCCATACTAATATTTAACATCCCCCCCAATAATGTCTCTAACTTTTCAGCAGCAGAGAATTACTTTTTACAATGGCTAGGAGATTAACTAAACAAATCTTACATTCTTTAACCAAAACCTAGGCAGAAGGCATctgccactggctgacatactgaataAATTACTTAACAGAagccctactgaaattaagtagtcctgaGTAGTAATATCcagaaacttagtctggatgttagccactggcCCACATGTTGCTCAGGCTTATGCTACTGTTTCTGATTGGTCcacactgctgagccagcagttTTGTGctgcaaatacttaaagttgtTCAGCCAGTGGTGTGAGGGTCTGCCCTGATCAGAACATAGAAAGGGCCTCCAATGTTCACCCTGAGACTGCCACCGATGAGATGCTCTCAAGCAGCTATGGCAGTGACCCTGGACCGGCAACATTCCTGGAATGACAGGCCTCTCCAAGCCCTCTGCAGatccccacaccccacccaaaAAATGTAGTTCTAGGAGCAACTGGAGGTGTCCAGGCTGCAGAAGCAACTCTTATtctggtatagaaatccaatgaatgaatgaatgaatgaatgaatgacagcgGAGTCACTGCCATCACCCTCTAACCCAAGAAAGCTACGCCATTGCCTTCTTTGAGTTGTGATTGCAGCAGTGTTGGAGAAGCGTCTGACTGGCAGTTTGATACCTTTCCCCAGAAATAGCTATTTAGGAGGAGGAAACAGAGCCAGGGACAAGGGGTTTCTGATGACACTCCAATTAACAGCTATTTTAGCCACACAGCTTCATAGACTGACTGCTGGTACAATAGTTCCCATTGCTATGTCTTCCAGCACCCTGGATCTTGCGGCCCTGGTCTCAGGAGACTGTGCTTCACTCTAGTCTTGCCTTCATGCCAGCTCTGtctgctttccctgcctggctGCAGTCCAGATCAATAACTGCTCCTAGGCATCCTTCAGCTCTGTTTCCACCTGCTGCAGTCTTCAGCGCCCTGGCTGACCACCAGCTGCACTCTGGCTCACTGTCTTTGTCTGGATGTCTACTTATCCTGCTGCCTTGTCCCCACAGAGACCACACAGTTAGTGGCTACTTGTATCTAGCAATCACTGGTGAAGGCAGGACAGTGAGCAACTTAAGTATTTGAGCATGTGTGCAAGACTGCcagtgcttaggaacataggaaacataggaaactgccacatactgagtcagaccatgggtctatctagcttagtattgtcttcacagactggcagcggcttctccaaggttgcaggcaggaatctctctcagccctatcttggagaagtcagggagggaacttgaaacctgctcttcccagagcagctgcatcccctgaggggaatatcttgcagtgctcacacatgtctcccattcaaatgcaaccagggcagaccgtgcttggctatggtgacaagtcatgcttgctaccacaggaccagctctcctctctgcttccTTAGACACCCACATCAGTGTGGGCTGATGGAAACATTGGCATAAGCCTGCGTAatatgtgggccactgtgtttttCTGGGTCCAAACGATCTCATTAATTGAATGTATGAATCACacccaaaaggcaaaacaaattcATAAAGTGAATCTTGTGATTTAATCTTCTTGGTAGTCTTGAGATATTTAGTTGATGTGAATAGACATTGTCTGCCAATGCAAAGGATGTGCTTGATGGGGGTAATCTTGTATCTTAACCTAGAGAAGGGAACACCATAGCCAGCTGAGAGTGTCAGCAGCTTTCCTTGGAAGGGTAGGAACCCAGACAACTTcaaaaggttgactcagccttccatccttccgaggtcggtaaaatgagtacccagaatgttgggggcaatatgctaaaatcattgtaaaccgcttagagagctccggctatagagcggtatataaatgtaagtgcta
Above is a window of Hemicordylus capensis ecotype Gifberg chromosome 2, rHemCap1.1.pri, whole genome shotgun sequence DNA encoding:
- the LOC128347416 gene encoding uncharacterized protein LOC128347416 — encoded protein: MSRKRRRSCKGSRKSSDTRENEHLPIICRCQQNTEGAENKTGEDTTNVHEPLDMEQADKNRNNHSCTLENEKNHSDGPENKEQDNIIDSEKEGKPEKDCASLTFSTQQNEAIAVVNVDELGISSTGKIALQCNSNTESSLHSDNGLITEVKCGSFTVKVEVKKTSLFDPRTDYVAGERECPKNRHYHKGHCHKWHKKPSPPTGHSGKYEALPKYTIQIANKQNPSMKVSVAGNEITVNYINGKQKLMVNIESGVEPRKCSKVRSPSNGNTFTSDTDYSATDTPCHSDFESDLSFQEKEESFTGYSCPKWYALIPPPAQFADTEDICLDSTTEVVSLSPSGDVPDTFSAILNCGEGSDVCQKEDTRRKECANGKDFYDDIIFSEFSYTGESLLEDYSSREIHFVKKPNNEMIDVLQLRNKSLVDTRNIMLISQKESKKIRRNSFPATSTDILSSFHPRRDSGFYSMPSLSLKVLPKPTKTTNIYSKGIYTPNSCTELCSSFASLFGNFRDLKSSCCYAFASYDHDMTVYHAELEENLGNAFFMDHGVEFMGNCREIGQTVVEGFYSNAECKEKHGSIESLRSLDACEEYTEFAKTEFGRKGDSDQHKVQAYLELQNEAPLSQAPSFSRSPSNVYSNYNSISTKIATECLQDQHSVIQPNTDIQQSTAETEVTKKRRRGSVMTVITGELERRLIIQGDNKAMADSFGLAMKKESILPCSLREKAFMSPLLDAEEPDLDNNEFQSFTDSPEVFESTHEVSNCQDYSVLATAASNSLEDEHILSDAFLTESQETLSSEQDIRHPDHFEIHPVAGQRQELPEPSCEKDEIPSEINMDLCQNLDTSKSPENQTGTAAEDKSVILSNEHVAEDTKGNSGSQEEATDRWARRRKQFKDSKRCSSIGGSSINSTITEGSLNSEDGRSFDLSVHGDSEERGFYTEIFHSTSWVFRGDDASPDNSPRCLSKRPRPVAVRERTVRIAKGTGDYPWGFRIQFSKPILVTEVDTNSAAEEAGLQIGDMVMAVNGTDVTSMPHSEAATLARKGPDVLTLLVGSDISRCPNTPRPTCRGYLHKRTQSGILKGWRKRWFVLKHDGCLYYYKHKKDEGKCRPLEVTKLEGAEIGADTSLGKPFVFKCVPQSGHRTFYFCATSNQEMKRWLEAMEKAVHPVHQNHVWVDVTIHNTSLPPLAIKNPECLGLLHQLDKNKDMWIQHYCILKDGCLYFYASIRSTYSLGGIYLQGYTVSEQALGSRRSVIEVKPPSEEFKTFYLCAESVNENKRWITALRTSVSKWLPLDKAIQDFMNRPLEETRM